The Streptomyces sp. P9-A4 genome contains a region encoding:
- a CDS encoding extracellular solute-binding protein, which yields MKNRHLACPLAAATALALAGCGMLPGGGSQTKTVNIWLMRDSVSEDFLNRFTEAYEEEHDGIELKVTVQEWTGIGKKVTEAIQGSGGPDVIEVGNTQVAQYADTEKLFDLTLESVRDLGSEDWLPGLAEPGSIGGSQYGVPWYAANRIVIYNKDLFEDAGIDKPPATRAEWLTDTEKLNSKGSQGIYLAGQDWYTLAGFIWDEGGELAVDKGGEWTGALDSEAARRGMTYYKDLQSLGSGPKDADEQNPPQADVFAKGDVAQLIAAPSAVAAILKANPALKDKLGYFPIPGTKAGQPCAVFTGGSDLIIPENAPQRGAALDVVKALAGEKWQSELARSMGYVPNKKGLASVVAGQEATAVMAKGAARGRATPNSPQWADVEADNPIKPYMTAVLQGEDPLRAAKLASAAITETLAE from the coding sequence GTGAAGAATCGCCATCTCGCCTGCCCCCTGGCAGCCGCCACCGCGCTCGCCCTCGCCGGCTGCGGGATGCTGCCGGGCGGGGGAAGCCAGACGAAGACCGTCAACATCTGGCTCATGCGGGACAGCGTCAGCGAGGACTTCCTCAACCGCTTCACCGAGGCGTACGAGGAGGAGCACGACGGCATCGAGCTCAAGGTCACCGTCCAGGAGTGGACGGGCATCGGGAAGAAGGTCACCGAGGCCATCCAGGGCTCCGGCGGACCCGACGTCATCGAGGTCGGCAACACCCAGGTCGCCCAGTACGCCGACACCGAGAAGCTCTTCGACCTCACCCTGGAGTCGGTCCGCGACCTCGGCAGCGAGGACTGGCTGCCCGGTCTCGCCGAACCCGGCAGCATCGGCGGATCGCAGTACGGCGTCCCCTGGTACGCGGCCAACCGCATCGTCATCTACAACAAGGACCTCTTCGAGGACGCCGGCATCGACAAGCCCCCGGCCACCCGCGCCGAATGGCTCACCGACACCGAGAAGCTCAACAGCAAGGGCTCCCAGGGCATCTACCTCGCCGGACAGGACTGGTACACCCTGGCCGGGTTCATCTGGGACGAGGGCGGCGAACTCGCCGTCGACAAGGGCGGGGAGTGGACCGGCGCGCTCGACAGCGAGGCGGCCCGGCGCGGCATGACCTACTACAAGGACCTCCAGTCCCTCGGCTCCGGGCCCAAGGACGCCGACGAGCAGAACCCGCCGCAGGCCGATGTCTTCGCCAAGGGCGACGTGGCCCAGCTCATCGCCGCCCCCAGCGCCGTCGCCGCGATCCTCAAGGCCAACCCGGCCCTCAAGGACAAGCTGGGCTACTTCCCGATACCCGGCACCAAGGCGGGCCAGCCCTGCGCCGTCTTCACCGGCGGCTCCGACCTGATCATCCCGGAGAACGCACCCCAGCGCGGCGCCGCCCTCGACGTCGTCAAGGCCCTCGCCGGCGAGAAGTGGCAGTCCGAACTCGCCCGCTCCATGGGCTACGTGCCCAACAAGAAGGGCCTCGCCTCCGTCGTCGCCGGCCAGGAGGCCACCGCCGTCATGGCCAAGGGCGCCGCGCGCGGTCGTGCCACCCCGAACTCCCCGCAGTGGGCCGATGTGGAGGCCGACAACCCCATCAAGCCCTACATGACGGCCGTCCTCCAGGGCGAGGACCCGCTGAGGGCCGCGAAGCTGGCCTCGGCCGCGATCACGGAGACCCTCGCCGAATAG
- a CDS encoding lysophospholipid acyltransferase family protein gives MNRTTALSPWLPTAPCTPGHCAAHPAHSDHGRYPDHGRYPDHGRYPDHGRYPDLGRLPAEDPAGAVRAVARLTAGLGTVLLGLLLAPATGLLPAATRLALVRHWSRAVVRAFGIRVRYEGTGVATGPLLVVANHVSWLDIPLLAAVLPGRMVAKAEVRRWPVLGTLAAMGGTLFIDRDRLRALPGTVRTMAEVLSGGGRVIVFPEGSTWCGRAQGRFRPAAFQAALDAGCAVQPVRVDYRPTDGAAYVADDPLGASLWRVVSTRRLTAVVRPGEPLPALRHPDRRTLAAAAQRAIASDRANLPPLSVHQRSRSRPASASSARTPA, from the coding sequence GTGAACCGGACCACGGCCCTCTCGCCGTGGCTCCCCACGGCGCCCTGCACCCCGGGCCACTGCGCAGCCCACCCCGCCCACTCCGACCACGGCCGGTACCCCGACCACGGCCGGTACCCCGACCACGGCCGGTACCCCGACCACGGCCGGTACCCCGACCTCGGCCGGCTTCCCGCCGAGGACCCGGCGGGGGCCGTCCGGGCCGTGGCCCGGCTGACCGCCGGGCTCGGCACCGTCCTCCTCGGCCTCCTGCTCGCCCCGGCGACCGGTCTCCTCCCCGCCGCCACCCGGCTCGCCCTCGTCCGCCACTGGTCGCGCGCCGTGGTCCGCGCCTTCGGCATACGCGTCCGGTACGAGGGAACGGGTGTCGCCACCGGCCCGCTCCTCGTCGTCGCCAACCATGTCTCCTGGCTCGACATACCGCTGCTCGCGGCCGTGCTGCCGGGCCGGATGGTCGCCAAGGCCGAGGTGCGCCGCTGGCCCGTCCTCGGCACCCTCGCCGCCATGGGCGGCACCCTCTTCATCGACCGCGACCGGCTCAGGGCCCTGCCCGGCACCGTGCGGACGATGGCGGAGGTGCTCTCCGGCGGCGGCCGGGTGATCGTCTTCCCCGAGGGCTCGACCTGGTGCGGCCGGGCCCAGGGGCGCTTCCGGCCCGCCGCCTTCCAGGCCGCCCTGGACGCCGGCTGCGCCGTACAGCCGGTACGCGTCGACTACCGGCCCACCGACGGCGCCGCCTACGTCGCGGACGACCCCCTCGGGGCCTCGCTGTGGCGGGTCGTCTCGACCCGCCGGCTCACCGCGGTCGTACGGCCGGGGGAGCCGCTGCCCGCCCTTCGCCACCCGGACCGCCGCACGCTGGCGGCGGCAGCTCAGCGGGCCATCGCCAGCGACAGGGCGAACCTGCCCCCGCTCTCCGTCCACCAGCGGTCCAGATCGAGGCCCGCCTCGGCCAGCTCCGCCCGCACACCCGCCTGA
- a CDS encoding dodecin, translating into MGDHVYRVTEIVGSSSDGVDTAIRNGITRACDTLRAVDWFEVTEIRGHVENGQVAHYQVGMKVGFRLEEPS; encoded by the coding sequence ATGGGAGACCACGTTTACCGCGTCACGGAGATCGTCGGATCGTCCTCGGACGGCGTGGACACCGCCATCCGCAACGGGATCACGCGCGCCTGCGACACGCTCCGGGCCGTGGACTGGTTCGAGGTCACGGAGATCCGCGGCCACGTCGAGAACGGCCAGGTCGCGCACTACCAGGTGGGCATGAAGGTCGGATTCCGGCTGGAGGAACCGAGCTAG
- the egtB gene encoding ergothioneine biosynthesis protein EgtB, with product MTATEAEPDAGALRRRALDALTLARARTALLTSCVEDGELTAQHSPLMSPLVWDLAHIGNQEEQWLWRAVAGQEALRPEIDSLYDAFEHPRASRPSLPLLAPGEARAYAADVRLRVLDVLETARFEGRPLLDAAFAFGMIAQHEQQHDETMLITHQLRKGPAALTAPPPPSFRGGPLPTEVLVPGGPFTMGTSDEAWALDNERPAHARIVPAFHLDTTPVTNGAYLAFMADGGYTDPRWWRPAGWAQIREHGIAAPLFWRRDGGQWLRRRFGLTEPVPEEEPVLHVSWYEADAYARWAGRRLPTEAEWEKAARYDPVSGRSRRFPWGDADPGPEHANLGQRHLRPAAAGSYPEGASPLGVRQLIGDVWEWTASDFMPYPGFRAFPYKEYSEVFFGPEHKVLRGGSFAVDRVACRGTFRNWDLPVRRQIFSGFRTARNAELG from the coding sequence ATGACGGCGACCGAGGCGGAGCCGGACGCGGGTGCCCTGCGGCGGCGTGCTCTGGATGCCCTGACCTTGGCGCGGGCGCGTACGGCGCTGCTCACCTCCTGTGTCGAGGACGGTGAACTCACCGCCCAGCACTCCCCCTTGATGTCGCCGCTGGTCTGGGACCTGGCGCACATCGGCAACCAGGAGGAGCAGTGGCTGTGGCGGGCGGTGGCCGGGCAGGAGGCCCTGCGGCCCGAGATCGACTCGCTGTACGACGCCTTCGAGCATCCGCGTGCCAGCCGTCCTTCGCTGCCGCTGCTCGCCCCCGGCGAGGCCCGCGCCTACGCGGCGGACGTCCGGCTCCGGGTCCTCGACGTGCTGGAGACGGCCCGCTTCGAGGGGCGTCCGCTGCTCGACGCGGCTTTCGCCTTCGGGATGATCGCCCAGCACGAACAGCAGCACGACGAGACGATGCTGATCACCCATCAGCTGCGGAAGGGTCCGGCGGCGCTGACCGCTCCCCCGCCGCCTTCGTTCCGGGGTGGGCCGCTGCCCACCGAAGTCCTGGTCCCCGGCGGCCCGTTCACCATGGGGACCTCGGACGAGGCGTGGGCGCTGGACAACGAGCGTCCGGCGCACGCCCGGATCGTGCCCGCCTTCCATCTCGACACCACGCCGGTCACGAACGGCGCCTATCTGGCCTTCATGGCGGACGGCGGCTACACGGATCCGCGCTGGTGGCGGCCGGCGGGCTGGGCGCAGATCAGGGAGCACGGCATCGCGGCGCCGCTGTTCTGGCGGCGGGACGGCGGGCAGTGGCTGCGCCGCCGCTTCGGATTGACGGAGCCGGTGCCCGAGGAGGAGCCGGTCCTGCACGTGAGCTGGTACGAGGCGGACGCCTACGCGCGCTGGGCGGGGCGGAGGCTGCCGACGGAGGCCGAGTGGGAGAAGGCCGCCCGCTACGACCCGGTGTCCGGGCGGTCGCGCCGTTTCCCGTGGGGCGACGCCGACCCGGGGCCCGAACACGCCAACCTGGGGCAGCGGCATCTGCGGCCCGCCGCGGCCGGCAGCTACCCGGAGGGCGCGTCGCCGCTCGGCGTACGGCAGTTGATCGGTGATGTGTGGGAGTGGACGGCGAGCGACTTCATGCCGTATCCGGGGTTCCGGGCCTTCCCGTACAAGGAGTACTCGGAGGTGTTCTTCGGGCCTGAGCACAAGGTGCTGCGCGGCGGTTCGTTCGCGGTGGACCGGGTGGCCTGCCGGGGGACGTTCCGGAACTGGGACCTGCCGGTCCGGCGGCAGATCTTCTCCGGATTCCGTACGGCCAGGAACGCGGAGCTGGGCTGA
- the egtC gene encoding ergothioneine biosynthesis protein EgtC: protein MCRHIAFVGEPVALGELLVRPPHALLRQSWEPRTQTSGVVNADGFGVGWYAEGDPVPARYRRAAPIWGDLSFADLARVVRSGALLAAVRGATLPGADGEAAAAPFTAGPWLFSHNGAVPGWPESLVPLAATLPAGELLRVEARTDSALLWALVLHRLRAGDAPGPALADTVREAAEAAPGSGLNLLLTDGARIAATAWGNSLWYLRGPGRVVVASEPYDDDPRWREVPEHTLVTTDRADVTLTPLKEPSA from the coding sequence ATGTGCCGTCATATCGCCTTCGTGGGCGAGCCGGTGGCGCTCGGCGAGCTGCTGGTCCGGCCGCCGCACGCCCTGCTGCGCCAGTCCTGGGAACCCCGTACGCAGACCAGCGGTGTGGTGAACGCCGACGGTTTCGGCGTGGGCTGGTACGCGGAGGGCGATCCGGTGCCCGCGCGGTACCGGCGGGCTGCTCCGATCTGGGGCGACCTGTCCTTCGCGGACCTGGCCCGGGTGGTGCGCTCCGGGGCGCTGCTCGCGGCGGTCCGCGGCGCCACCCTGCCGGGCGCCGACGGGGAGGCCGCGGCGGCGCCGTTCACGGCCGGACCGTGGCTGTTCAGCCACAACGGCGCCGTCCCGGGGTGGCCCGAATCGCTGGTGCCGCTCGCCGCGACGCTGCCGGCCGGTGAACTGCTCCGGGTCGAGGCCCGGACCGACTCGGCGCTGCTCTGGGCGCTGGTGCTGCACCGGCTGCGCGCCGGGGACGCGCCGGGTCCCGCGCTGGCCGACACGGTGCGGGAGGCCGCCGAGGCGGCTCCCGGTTCCGGTCTGAACCTGCTGCTCACCGACGGTGCGCGGATCGCCGCGACCGCCTGGGGGAACAGCCTCTGGTACCTGCGGGGTCCCGGCCGGGTGGTCGTGGCCTCCGAACCGTACGACGACGATCCCCGGTGGCGGGAGGTCCCCGAGCACACGCTCGTGACCACCGACCGCGCCGATGTCACCCTCACCCCGCTCAAGGAGCCGTCCGCGTGA
- a CDS encoding phosphatase domain-containing protein codes for MTADIRPLAVFDIDNTLASTAHRQHFLESRPKDWDGFFAAAPDDPPLAEGVALCREAAEECDIVYLTGRPERCRRDTLAWLAAQGLPDGPVHMRRDRDFRPARVTKVEILRRLGADRPVRMLVDDDLLVCDAAEEAGFTVVRAGWATPSQELRDAQEKEGRT; via the coding sequence GTGACCGCCGACATCCGGCCCCTGGCCGTCTTCGACATCGACAACACGCTCGCCTCGACCGCTCACCGCCAGCACTTCCTGGAGAGCCGGCCCAAGGACTGGGACGGCTTCTTCGCGGCGGCGCCCGACGATCCGCCGCTGGCGGAGGGCGTCGCGCTGTGCCGCGAGGCGGCCGAGGAGTGCGACATCGTCTACCTCACCGGCCGCCCGGAGCGGTGCCGCCGCGACACCCTCGCCTGGCTGGCCGCCCAGGGGCTGCCGGACGGCCCGGTCCACATGCGGCGCGACCGGGACTTCCGGCCGGCCCGGGTGACCAAGGTGGAGATCCTGCGCCGGCTCGGCGCCGACCGTCCGGTGCGGATGCTCGTCGACGACGACCTGCTCGTCTGCGACGCGGCGGAGGAGGCCGGCTTCACCGTCGTACGGGCCGGGTGGGCCACCCCCTCGCAGGAACTGAGGGACGCCCAGGAGAAGGAGGGCCGGACCTGA
- a CDS encoding M48 family metalloprotease codes for MRFALLIAAMTAVSALLVNGTSSVILSSVRWEELKEYHDCYALATGRAVRERGADTDIRIPTELDMGDCEDPRADASPLVTAGASAALLLTLLAAYVGLPRRRIGRRGYGPLTDMPELSAYLAGLLGESGVRARVGFLAEPLNPTVHALAFGRLGRRRVVLSGGLLTLYSLDRRAFRSIVLHELAHIRNRDLDIAFLTLILWRASVPTLVVMIAVAAPAALLLGSALAGSVLAFAVQVPLLAVLVTLLKNAVLRSRELYADARVTEWEGSADGLRRLFVEPPAQQGGKADRGLLRVHPPLARRARALTDRGVLYEVGFWDMCAVGAAGAFLHEMVRLGPIGGGSQAGPTAALAATVLSGSLVVGAAGTVLWQAVAHAPGSPTPARIRQAGLGLGLGLGVFRLLAPSGAFSLVSVGGQGASLALPYLALTSLCGWALVRWLVLVAGAWGPVLARSRRPRRVLWTVLASATAGVLPMVGFLFTLPTMTLYAAAFIAPSLPGAVVFVGSAAVLALARITTVVAPAVLTAAVVPLVGQYVSWRPGARHTFTGFGPPGPPPGFLVGFGVPVALASAVTALLVVWIGVPAPALMAMGVVIVGQVAAAFWAGGGHAPLPLARGALAAFGAGLLGMSAWGVLVRLVGCLVSGLDACTPFPGAASFRLALIVAPLGTLPAWAVQALTVRARRAPRWR; via the coding sequence GTGCGCTTCGCGCTGCTGATCGCCGCGATGACCGCCGTCTCGGCCCTGCTGGTGAACGGCACCTCGTCCGTCATCCTGTCCTCGGTACGGTGGGAGGAGCTGAAGGAGTACCACGACTGCTACGCCCTGGCGACGGGGCGGGCGGTCCGTGAACGCGGCGCCGACACGGACATCCGCATCCCGACCGAGCTCGACATGGGCGACTGCGAGGACCCGCGCGCCGATGCGAGCCCCCTGGTCACCGCAGGTGCGTCGGCCGCCCTGCTGCTGACACTGCTCGCCGCCTACGTGGGCCTCCCGCGCCGCAGGATCGGGCGGCGCGGCTACGGCCCGCTCACCGACATGCCCGAGCTGTCGGCGTATCTGGCGGGCCTGTTGGGCGAGTCGGGTGTGCGGGCGCGGGTCGGCTTCCTCGCCGAACCACTGAACCCGACGGTCCACGCCCTGGCCTTCGGGCGGCTGGGGCGGCGCCGGGTGGTCCTGAGCGGTGGGCTGCTCACCCTGTACTCCCTCGACCGGCGGGCCTTCCGGAGCATCGTCCTCCATGAACTGGCGCACATCCGCAACCGGGATCTGGACATCGCCTTCCTGACACTGATCCTGTGGCGGGCGAGCGTGCCGACCCTGGTGGTCATGATCGCCGTCGCGGCCCCGGCCGCCCTGCTCCTCGGCTCCGCGCTCGCGGGCTCCGTCCTCGCCTTCGCCGTCCAGGTGCCGTTGCTCGCCGTACTGGTGACCCTGCTCAAGAACGCGGTGCTGCGCAGCCGGGAGCTGTACGCCGACGCGAGGGTGACGGAGTGGGAGGGCTCGGCCGACGGCCTGCGCAGGCTGTTCGTCGAGCCGCCCGCGCAGCAGGGCGGAAAGGCGGACCGCGGTCTGTTGCGTGTCCACCCGCCGCTCGCCAGGCGGGCGCGGGCACTGACCGACCGAGGGGTCCTGTACGAGGTCGGCTTCTGGGACATGTGCGCGGTCGGGGCGGCGGGCGCCTTCCTCCACGAGATGGTGCGGCTGGGGCCGATCGGCGGCGGGAGCCAGGCCGGACCGACGGCGGCGCTCGCTGCCACGGTCCTGTCCGGGAGCCTGGTGGTGGGCGCGGCGGGCACGGTGCTGTGGCAAGCGGTGGCGCACGCACCGGGCTCCCCCACCCCGGCACGGATCCGGCAGGCCGGGCTCGGTCTGGGCCTCGGCCTCGGCGTGTTCCGGCTGCTGGCCCCGTCGGGTGCGTTCAGCCTGGTGAGCGTGGGCGGACAAGGGGCGTCGCTGGCCCTCCCGTACCTCGCGCTGACAAGCCTGTGCGGCTGGGCCCTCGTGCGGTGGCTGGTGCTGGTCGCGGGGGCGTGGGGGCCGGTCCTGGCCCGCAGCCGCCGTCCGCGCCGGGTGCTGTGGACGGTTCTCGCGTCGGCCACGGCCGGCGTGCTGCCGATGGTCGGCTTCCTCTTCACCCTTCCCACGATGACGCTGTACGCGGCGGCGTTCATCGCGCCGTCGCTGCCCGGAGCGGTGGTCTTCGTCGGCAGTGCGGCCGTTCTGGCGCTCGCCCGGATCACGACGGTGGTCGCGCCGGCGGTGCTGACGGCCGCGGTGGTGCCGCTGGTCGGGCAGTACGTGTCGTGGCGCCCCGGCGCCCGGCACACCTTCACCGGATTCGGGCCGCCGGGGCCGCCGCCGGGCTTCCTCGTCGGCTTCGGCGTCCCGGTGGCGCTGGCGTCCGCCGTGACGGCGTTGCTGGTCGTGTGGATCGGCGTCCCCGCCCCCGCGCTGATGGCGATGGGGGTGGTGATCGTCGGTCAGGTGGCGGCGGCCTTCTGGGCGGGCGGAGGTCACGCACCCCTCCCGCTCGCCAGAGGCGCCCTGGCCGCGTTCGGTGCGGGCCTGCTCGGCATGTCGGCCTGGGGTGTGCTGGTGAGGCTCGTGGGCTGCCTCGTCTCGGGCCTGGACGCCTGCACCCCGTTCCCCGGCGCGGCCTCCTTCAGGCTGGCCCTCATCGTGGCCCCGCTGGGCACGCTGCCGGCCTGGGCCGTTCAGGCGCTCACCGTCCGAGCCCGGCGGGCTCCGAGGTGGCGGTAG
- a CDS encoding ABC transporter ATP-binding protein, with protein MSHPLLHASGIGVRFGGVHALTDVTLSVRPGEICGVIGPNGAGKTTLFDVLSGMRRPDAGAITYDGTDITRRSPVWRARHGIRRTFQRQQLFGQLTVADNLVVAQDWRGGVRPAARRHRERAAAVLHACGLDALAGAYAGGLPVGQARMVELARALADPPRVLLLDEPASGTTAEERHRLASVIRHMADEENCAVLLVEHNVAFVMELCSRVVVLDLGRVLTEGTAAEVHADPAVREAYLGAGSGGAEGDHTPDH; from the coding sequence ATGAGTCACCCTCTGCTCCACGCGAGCGGGATCGGTGTCCGGTTCGGCGGCGTCCACGCCCTGACGGACGTGACCCTCTCCGTACGCCCGGGCGAGATCTGCGGCGTCATCGGTCCGAACGGGGCGGGCAAGACGACGCTCTTCGACGTGTTGTCGGGCATGCGACGACCGGACGCGGGAGCGATCACCTACGACGGTACGGACATCACCCGCCGTTCCCCGGTCTGGCGGGCCCGGCACGGCATCCGCCGCACCTTCCAACGCCAGCAGCTCTTCGGTCAGTTGACCGTGGCGGACAATCTCGTCGTGGCGCAGGACTGGCGGGGCGGTGTGCGGCCCGCGGCACGCCGCCACCGGGAGCGGGCCGCCGCTGTGCTCCACGCGTGCGGGCTCGACGCGCTCGCCGGCGCGTACGCGGGAGGCCTGCCTGTCGGGCAGGCCCGCATGGTCGAGCTGGCCCGCGCGCTCGCCGATCCGCCCCGGGTCCTGCTCCTGGACGAGCCCGCGTCCGGGACGACCGCCGAGGAGCGTCACCGACTCGCCTCCGTCATACGCCATATGGCCGATGAGGAGAACTGCGCGGTGCTGCTCGTCGAGCACAACGTGGCGTTCGTGATGGAGCTGTGTTCCCGCGTCGTGGTGCTCGACCTCGGCCGGGTCCTCACCGAGGGGACCGCGGCCGAGGTCCACGCGGACCCGGCGGTGCGGGAGGCGTACCTCGGCGCCGGTTCGGGCGGGGCGGAGGGTGATCACACCCCGGATCACTGA
- a CDS encoding GNAT family N-acetyltransferase, giving the protein MAAPTPTLTVPTLTVPAQPLAGPAQPQAPAVPALASAPAVPAQPQAPARQPAPQAPDEPPAPRYVVGLARDREEVRAAQRLRHQVFAGELGARLDGPEPGLDSDAFDAYCDHLLVREETTGEVVGTYRILPPDRAAVAGRLYSESEFDLTRLAPIRHDLVEVGRSCVHPAHRNGAVIALIWAGLARYMTTTGHNWLAGCCSLPLADGGTLAAATWDTVKAKHLAPEEYWVTPHKLWSPDGITRPEGRTELPPLLRGYLRLGAWVCGAPAHDPDFGVADLYVLLSLRRTNPRYLNHFLSLAPAR; this is encoded by the coding sequence ATGGCCGCACCGACCCCCACGCTCACCGTCCCCACGCTCACCGTCCCCGCGCAGCCGCTCGCCGGCCCCGCGCAGCCCCAGGCCCCCGCCGTCCCCGCCCTCGCCTCGGCCCCCGCCGTCCCCGCCCAGCCCCAGGCACCCGCCCGGCAGCCCGCGCCGCAGGCCCCCGACGAGCCGCCCGCGCCCCGGTACGTCGTCGGCCTCGCCCGCGACCGGGAGGAGGTACGGGCCGCGCAGCGACTGCGCCACCAGGTCTTCGCCGGAGAACTCGGCGCCCGGCTCGACGGCCCCGAGCCCGGCCTCGACTCGGACGCCTTCGACGCGTACTGCGACCACCTCCTCGTACGCGAGGAGACCACCGGCGAAGTCGTCGGCACCTACCGCATCCTGCCGCCCGACCGCGCCGCCGTCGCCGGACGCCTCTACTCCGAGAGCGAGTTCGACCTCACCCGGCTCGCGCCCATCCGCCACGACCTGGTCGAGGTCGGCCGCTCCTGCGTCCACCCCGCCCACCGCAACGGCGCCGTCATCGCCCTCATCTGGGCAGGGCTCGCCCGCTACATGACGACCACCGGCCACAACTGGCTCGCCGGCTGCTGCTCCCTCCCGCTCGCCGACGGCGGCACCCTCGCCGCCGCCACCTGGGACACCGTCAAGGCCAAGCACCTCGCCCCCGAGGAGTACTGGGTCACCCCGCACAAGCTCTGGAGCCCCGACGGCATCACCCGCCCCGAGGGCCGCACCGAGCTCCCGCCGCTGCTGCGCGGCTACCTCCGGCTCGGGGCCTGGGTCTGTGGCGCCCCCGCGCACGACCCCGACTTCGGCGTCGCCGACCTCTACGTCCTGCTCTCGCTGCGCCGCACCAACCCGCGCTACCTCAACCACTTCCTGTCGCTCGCCCCGGCACGGTGA
- the egtD gene encoding L-histidine N(alpha)-methyltransferase yields the protein MSPFQLTRTLAPDAAGADLRADVLHGLSRSPKELPPKWFYDARGSELFEEITRLPEYYPTRSEREILKERAAEIAAATGARTLVELGSGSSEKTRFLIDALLPGLDSYVPVDVSETALTGAAESLLAERPELRVHALVADFTRGLGLPGTPGPRLVAFLGGTIGNLLPEERRTFLRSVRAMLTPGDALLLGTDLVKDEETLVAAYDDSAGVTAAFNKNVLSVIDRELDADFDPADFDHVAVWDREREWIEMRLRARRALTVKIPELDLVVPFAAGEEMRTEVSAKFRQAGVRAELAEAGLDLDRWWTESGGRFALSLAMAR from the coding sequence GTGAGCCCGTTCCAGCTGACCCGTACCCTCGCCCCGGACGCCGCGGGCGCCGATCTGCGCGCCGATGTCCTGCACGGCCTGTCCCGCTCCCCCAAGGAGCTGCCGCCGAAGTGGTTCTACGACGCCCGGGGCAGCGAGCTGTTCGAGGAGATCACCCGGCTGCCCGAGTACTACCCGACGCGGTCGGAGCGGGAGATCCTGAAGGAGCGGGCAGCGGAGATCGCCGCCGCCACCGGGGCGAGGACCCTGGTGGAGCTCGGCTCCGGCTCTTCGGAGAAGACCCGGTTCCTGATCGACGCGCTGCTGCCGGGTCTCGACAGCTATGTGCCCGTGGACGTGAGCGAGACGGCGCTGACGGGGGCGGCGGAGTCGCTGCTCGCCGAGCGGCCGGAGCTGCGGGTGCACGCCCTCGTCGCGGACTTCACGCGGGGGCTCGGGCTGCCGGGGACACCGGGCCCGCGTCTGGTGGCCTTCCTCGGCGGCACCATCGGCAATCTGCTGCCTGAGGAGCGGCGGACCTTCCTGCGCTCGGTCCGGGCCATGCTCACGCCGGGTGACGCGCTGCTGCTCGGCACGGACCTGGTGAAGGACGAGGAGACCCTCGTCGCCGCGTACGACGACTCGGCCGGTGTGACGGCCGCCTTCAACAAGAACGTGCTGTCCGTGATCGACCGGGAGCTGGACGCTGACTTCGATCCCGCCGACTTCGACCATGTGGCGGTGTGGGACCGCGAGCGGGAGTGGATCGAGATGCGGCTGCGGGCCCGCCGCGCGCTGACCGTGAAGATCCCGGAGCTGGATCTCGTGGTGCCGTTCGCGGCGGGCGAGGAGATGCGGACGGAGGTGTCCGCGAAGTTCCGTCAGGCGGGTGTGCGGGCGGAGCTGGCCGAGGCGGGCCTCGATCTGGACCGCTGGTGGACGGAGAGCGGGGGCAGGTTCGCCCTGTCGCTGGCGATGGCCCGCTGA